The DNA segment TAACCTGTTTGGTGCTTTCTTTAAATCATTTTTGTAGAACAATTTAAATCCTGTAAACTGAACCGGTTCAGGGAAGATAAAGTGACGGTAAGTGCCTTTTTTAAGTTCCGGCTCGCCCCATCCGTCCATGTGCATAACCACCTGAACTTCCGGACGAAGTTTAACGTTCTTATAATTCGTCACCATTTTTCTGGTGAAACGATGAACGACAAATACTTTTGGAGGAAGATTATATTTTTTTACCAGGTTTGCCAGGTATTCGGTGCAGTAGTTAATATCTGCGGCATCATAGGTTCCGATTTTTTTACCAGGTTTGCTTCCGTCTTTCATTGAGAATTCCGGATCAATACCCAAATGTACCTGCGGCATCTGAAGGTATTTTTCCAATCTTGGCAATTCTGCCTTGATCGTACTTAAACCCACTTGTATATCGAGGAACACAATTGCGTTTTGCATTTTAGCAATCTTCAATACAGAGTCAATCTGCTTATCGCCCATACGGTTGATGTATTTGCCATCTTTTCCTGGCGTACCGCTGGCAACTGAAGCAATGTAATGCACACCCGCCTGAACAGGAGTCGAAGGATCTGCTTTCTCCCAATGTTTGATCTCTGCATTTAACCTGCTCCACATTTCTTTAGGTGCATATTCTCCTAAAGCACCCATTTTCTTAGAGTGAAGATTCCCATAATAAACAACAATACGTTTAAAAGGAAGGATTGCTCCGGCAAGGGGATAAGGTTGATTTTTAACTGGCCAGGTTCCTGTGGTATCACCATTGGCCAGCTTTTTCAATAGTGAATTATACTTTGCCGTATCTACAGCCTCTCTCACTGTGCCTACTTCTGGTTCTGCAGTAACCACGGTGTCTCCGTTGGCATTAACTGTTTTCTTCTGTTCTGTCGTTTTCTTTGCGTCGGAAGTGCAGCTGATGAATACACCAAGCGATGCCATTCCGATTAAAACTGTTCCTGCTAACTGAGGTATTTTCATATGGTGGTAATTGTTTTCTAAAGATAAAAATTGTTACAAGTATAAGGTTCTTTAAACGAATAAAAAAGCCGTTTCGCCTGGCTGTTCTTAAATTTTCAGCAAGTTCCTTAGAACTATTCTAAATAATGTTTGGAATTATTCTAAATAAGTCCTTATACTTGCATTATTATTTGAAATGATTCTAAATAGACGGTTGAATGAAACGATTAATACTTCCCTTTTTGCTTTTTATATCTGTTCTGATGGCACATGCTCAGGAAAAGGTTGGAGTGATTTCAGGAAAAGTAAATACAGCTGATGGATTGCCCGCTGCGAATGTGATGGTTTTTCTCAAGGGCATGAACAGAACAGTGTATACGACGGAGAATGGTGCTTTCCGGATTTCTTCTCCTTCGGGTTCGCAGGTCTTAATCGTTCAATCGAGCACAAAAAAACAAATAGAAATTCCGGTAACAGTGACCGCGGGAAAAGAGCAGGAAATTCCGGCTGTTTTGCTGGGAGAAAAGTCTTATGAGTTAAATGAAGTCGTAATTACCGGTTTATATGAACCGCAATCGATCCGCAACTCGGTGTATAATATTCGCACGATCAGCAGCCAGATGATTAAGCTTCGCGGGGCAACGGATTTAAAAAATATATTAAGCACTGAGCTTGGGATTCGCTTTTCCACTGATCCGGTGACCGGAATCAGTAATCCTAAATTTATGGGACTGAACAGCAGCAGCTCAGGAATCAAAGTCCTTTTGGATGGAGTGCCGATGATGGATCGGGGAGTAGATAAGGAAAGTCTCGGTCAGATTGACATCAATACGGTAGAGCGGATTGAAATCGTGGAAGGCCCGATGTCTGTGATTTATGGGACGGATGCCATGGCTGGTGTAATTAATATCATCACCAAGAGAGGAAATAGTGATCATTTTTCCGTCACTGCGCGTGTGCAGGAAGAAACCGCAGGAAAAGAATATGATGCTTTCGATAATAAAGGCATCCATAATGAATACCTCAGTCTAAACTGGCAAAAAAATGGTTGGCATGTTGGCGCTTCGGGCACGCGCAATAATTTTGGTGGCTGGCAAGGAAACAAAACCGGACGTGCTCAGGAATGGCTGCCTAAGGATCAATGGCTAACGGCTGCAACCGGAGGATATAAAAACAGTAAAATGGACCTTTGGTACCGCTTTAACGGAACGGACGAAACTTTAACCCTTCGCGGAGATTATGATACGACCTTAGCTGCACCGGTAGCGGCAGACAAACAATACCTCTCCAAACGCTGGTTCCATCAGGTACAAGGTTCCTTCTTTCTGAAGGATAATTTAAGCCTGGACATGGCAGGATCATTCACGGATTATAGCCGTCGTACTTTATCGACCAACAAAGAAATCAATACTGGAAAAGAAACCTTATCTCTTGAACCTGGATCGCAGGATAAAGATGCAATTAAGTCGACTTTCTTTCGCAGTACATTGCAATATAAATTATCTCCTGAGGTTACTTTTCAGCCGGGAATTGAATTCAACCGCAGCACAGGAAAAGGCGACCGGATCGCAGGTGAACCAGCAATTAATGATTATGCTTTTTTTCTTTCTTCACAGTTGCAGCTAACAGATGCAATACAGATTAAGCCAGGTTTCAGGATGGTTAAAAATTCAGTGTATGATGCACCACCATTTATCCCTTCGCTGCATACCAAGGTGAGGTTAAATGAACAGCTGGATTTCAGATTGTCCTACGCCAGAGGATTCAGGGCGCCGGTGTTGCGGGAATTATATTTCTACTTCAAGGATGCGAACCATGATATTGCCGGAAACTTAGACCTGAAAGCAGAACATTCCAACAGTTTTAATACTTCTCTTTCCTGGACACTGAAAAATAGCCCGGAGCTCAGGTTGAACACGGTACTGAGTGGTTTTTTTAATGATTATAGAAATAGAATCGTTTTGGGAACCCTGGAAGGAAATGACAGGTTAAATACTTATCTGAACTTCGATAAATCCAGAACACTGGGTGGAGAATGGACTGGTGTATTGTCCTGGAAAAATCTTCAGGCAAACCTGGGGTTGTCTTATATCGGACAGTATAATGAGTTGTCGGACCAAAAAGAAATATCAGGCAACAATCCGAAATACGTATGGTCACCTGAAATAAGCACAAATATCAGTTACCTGATTCCTAAGCTGGAAACGAGCATCAGCATGTTCTATAAATTCACCGGAAAGCAGGCTGCTTATACCAGTAGCACTGTTAATGGGAAACTCGTGGCCAGGTTGAACGAAATGTCTGCTTTTCATATTTCAGACCTGAGCTTAAATAAAATTGTAAATAAATACTTAACCATAAACGGAGGTGTAAGAAATCTCTTCAATGTAACCAGGGTAAGGACCATAGGTGTTGAGAGTGGAGCACATACCAGTGATGGTAATAACCCATTCGGATTCGGACGCTCTTATTTCCTGGGCTTAACGATGCATTGGTCTAAAAATTAATTAATAAATCAAATTAAAAATATATGAAAAAAGTTTTCCATTTCCTTTTGATCATCTCTTTAGCTACCGGGGTAATTTCCTGTAAGAAATCAGACCCGCCAGCTCCGGACAATACCGTTAATTTTGAAAGCGCCAAACAAGGACTGGAAGCTACGGCGACAGAAACCGTAGTGAAAATTAACCTGGCGATGGCTTCTTCTGTAGCAGTTCCCTTAACGGTGAATCTGACCAATTCGGGTTTGAGTTATGGGCTGGAATAT comes from the Pedobacter sp. FW305-3-2-15-E-R2A2 genome and includes:
- a CDS encoding TonB-dependent receptor, which codes for MKRLILPFLLFISVLMAHAQEKVGVISGKVNTADGLPAANVMVFLKGMNRTVYTTENGAFRISSPSGSQVLIVQSSTKKQIEIPVTVTAGKEQEIPAVLLGEKSYELNEVVITGLYEPQSIRNSVYNIRTISSQMIKLRGATDLKNILSTELGIRFSTDPVTGISNPKFMGLNSSSSGIKVLLDGVPMMDRGVDKESLGQIDINTVERIEIVEGPMSVIYGTDAMAGVINIITKRGNSDHFSVTARVQEETAGKEYDAFDNKGIHNEYLSLNWQKNGWHVGASGTRNNFGGWQGNKTGRAQEWLPKDQWLTAATGGYKNSKMDLWYRFNGTDETLTLRGDYDTTLAAPVAADKQYLSKRWFHQVQGSFFLKDNLSLDMAGSFTDYSRRTLSTNKEINTGKETLSLEPGSQDKDAIKSTFFRSTLQYKLSPEVTFQPGIEFNRSTGKGDRIAGEPAINDYAFFLSSQLQLTDAIQIKPGFRMVKNSVYDAPPFIPSLHTKVRLNEQLDFRLSYARGFRAPVLRELYFYFKDANHDIAGNLDLKAEHSNSFNTSLSWTLKNSPELRLNTVLSGFFNDYRNRIVLGTLEGNDRLNTYLNFDKSRTLGGEWTGVLSWKNLQANLGLSYIGQYNELSDQKEISGNNPKYVWSPEISTNISYLIPKLETSISMFYKFTGKQAAYTSSTVNGKLVARLNEMSAFHISDLSLNKIVNKYLTINGGVRNLFNVTRVRTIGVESGAHTSDGNNPFGFGRSYFLGLTMHWSKN